The sequence GGTGGGTTCCCACACCTAGTCTTTTAAGAAACGTTCTCCCAGGGGCAAAAGTTCCCTAGAAGCCCAAATCCCGGCGGGCGGACTGGGCACGGGCAAGGATTTTGTCCCGATCCCGTTGGGTATCCAGGTACCCCAATTCCTGGTAAAAGGTCATGTCGTAGGGGCGAGTCTGCACCACCACCGGCATGGGCACCGCATGACCCAGCACCAGTGCCTGTTGTTTGGAATCTAATTTCGCCAGCACCGAACGCAGTCCCTGACCGCCGGAAACCCCGGTAAAAATCGCATCAATGTCCTTTTCATCATTTAATAACGCCGTGATCCGGGTGCCAATCTGGGACATCACCTCGTTGTCAATCCCAGAAGGGCGTTGATCCACCACCAACAACGTGACAAAATACTTCCGCATTTCCCGGGCGATGGTGCCAAAAATGGTCTGGTGTGCCACCCCTGGGTTCAAAAACCGGTGCGCCTCCTCAATGGTGATCACCAACTGCCGGGGACGGTCGCTGGGGTCTTTACTTTGCAGAAATTTCTCCGCTTTTTTCACATAGGAACTGTGAATCCGGCGGGTAATGATATTGGTCGCCAACATATAAGCCAACAGGTTAGACTGGGAGCCAAATTCCACCACCACATGGTGCCCGGCATCTAGGTCCCGCAGGATTTGGTTCACGTAATTGTTCGCCGAACCGGAACGGATATAGGTGAGATTTTCCAACCGTTGGAGTTTGCGTTGTAGTGCCATGATTGCCGCCGGACTGCCCCGTTTGGTCTGGCAAAATTCCTGAATGTCATCGTTCGACATTTGCAGTAACTGGGCAATCCATTGCTTATTAAATTCCGCCCGCAGAATGTTGGCATTTTCCAAACTGGCTTCGGAAAGATTTAACACCTCCCGCAGAAGT comes from Synechococcus sp. C9 and encodes:
- a CDS encoding ATP-binding protein translates to MTTMPPLGSVIQGSLTQGLEVRLHPDISVEDLRVGKFLVVQGRRARFFCMLTDVVLGTASPRILADPPAPHNQFLTQVLAGTGTYSTVNLSPMLTLITGDGDQPMELLPVKTVPSHFSQVYDASEQDFRSVFGWEDDPHRRNFAIGRPLDMDVPICIDLDRFVERSNGIFGKSGTGKSFLTRLLLCGIIHKQAAVNLIFDMHSEYGWEAMKEGKDVSMVKGLQQLFPDQIKIYTLDPASTQRRGVRHAQELWISLDQIEVEDLELLREVLNLSEASLENANILRAEFNKQWIAQLLQMSNDDIQEFCQTKRGSPAAIMALQRKLQRLENLTYIRSGSANNYVNQILRDLDAGHHVVVEFGSQSNLLAYMLATNIITRRIHSSYVKKAEKFLQSKDPSDRPRQLVITIEEAHRFLNPGVAHQTIFGTIAREMRKYFVTLLVVDQRPSGIDNEVMSQIGTRITALLNDEKDIDAIFTGVSGGQGLRSVLAKLDSKQQALVLGHAVPMPVVVQTRPYDMTFYQELGYLDTQRDRDKILARAQSARRDLGF